From the Campylobacter sp. CNRCH_2014_0184h genome, one window contains:
- a CDS encoding flagellar hook-basal body protein, with protein sequence MQNGYYQATGAMVTQFNRLDVVTNNLANVNTSGYKRDNVVIADFKRIFKETQDELPIQNHTRDAARFVNTTIDRVPQVNHVYTNFSVGSMKMTHNPLDLALTREDTFYLIKTNNGEVRLSQDGNFQLDDEGYLVNRQGYRVLSSDYFNNPENDGIRIGNSTSFINVDKNGIISASNQDIARLFVAQVDDLRNLQKDGDNMYKIDNLNKIRDLPNSNAIKQGFTQGSNVNPVTEMVGLIEANRMVEMYQKVMTSHMDDLNQEAINKLASTK encoded by the coding sequence ATGCAAAATGGGTATTATCAAGCCACTGGTGCTATGGTTACGCAGTTTAATCGCTTAGATGTTGTAACTAATAACCTAGCAAATGTAAATACAAGTGGCTATAAAAGAGATAATGTTGTTATTGCAGATTTTAAAAGGATTTTTAAAGAAACTCAAGATGAGTTACCTATACAAAATCATACAAGAGATGCTGCAAGATTTGTAAATACAACTATAGATAGGGTTCCACAGGTTAATCACGTCTATACAAATTTTAGCGTAGGTTCTATGAAAATGACGCACAATCCTTTGGATTTAGCTCTTACTCGTGAGGATACTTTTTATTTGATTAAAACAAATAATGGTGAGGTAAGATTGAGTCAAGATGGAAATTTCCAGCTTGATGATGAGGGATATTTGGTAAATCGTCAAGGGTATAGAGTTTTAAGCAGTGATTATTTTAACAATCCTGAAAATGATGGCATACGCATAGGAAATTCCACTTCTTTTATTAATGTGGATAAAAATGGAATCATCAGTGCATCTAATCAAGATATAGCAAGATTATTCGTAGCGCAAGTTGATGATTTAAGAAATTTGCAAAAAGATGGCGATAATATGTATAAAATCGATAATTTAAACAAAATTAGAGATTTGCCAAATTCAAATGCCATTAAGCAAGGTTTTACTCAAGGATCAAATGTTAATCCAGTTACAGAAATGGTAGGATTAATCGAAGCAAATAGAATGGTTGAGATGTATCAAAAAGTTATGACATCTCATATGGATGATTTAAATCAAGAAGCTATTAACAAATTAGCAAGTACTAAATAA
- the flgG gene encoding flagellar basal-body rod protein FlgG encodes MLRSLYTAASGMVSQQTQIDVTSNNISNVNTVGYKKSRAEFADLMYQTMKYAGTSTSSTTKHPSGIEVGLGSRVTAVSKIFSEGSLKQTSTSGLDMAIAGNNGFFQIQMPDGTIAYTRNGQFTKDAEGNIVNSDGYRLLPEMTIPEDATAINVASDGTVSVMQPGNTAETQIGQIELVNFINPAGLHALGDNLLVETDASGAPIAGIAGENGFSVIKHGFVELSNVQLVEEMTDLITGQRAYEAGSKAITTSDDMLGIVNQLKR; translated from the coding sequence ATGTTAAGATCATTGTACACAGCAGCATCAGGGATGGTATCACAACAAACACAAATTGATGTAACTTCAAATAATATTTCAAATGTTAATACAGTAGGTTATAAAAAATCACGTGCAGAATTTGCAGATTTGATGTATCAAACGATGAAATACGCAGGTACTTCAACCTCAAGTACCACAAAACACCCAAGTGGTATAGAAGTGGGTCTTGGCTCAAGAGTGACAGCTGTGAGTAAAATTTTTAGTGAAGGTAGTTTAAAACAAACATCAACTTCAGGTCTTGATATGGCAATTGCTGGTAATAATGGCTTTTTCCAAATTCAAATGCCTGATGGAACTATAGCTTATACTAGAAATGGTCAATTTACCAAAGATGCTGAAGGAAATATTGTAAATTCAGATGGTTATAGACTTTTGCCGGAAATGACTATACCTGAGGATGCTACAGCTATTAACGTAGCAAGTGATGGAACGGTTTCTGTTATGCAGCCAGGAAATACAGCTGAAACTCAAATAGGTCAAATTGAACTTGTAAATTTTATTAATCCTGCAGGTTTACATGCTTTAGGGGATAATCTTTTGGTAGAAACTGATGCAAGTGGAGCACCTATTGCAGGTATAGCAGGTGAGAATGGATTTTCTGTTATCAAACATGGCTTTGTGGAACTTAGTAATGTTCAGCTTGTAGAAGAAATGACTGATCTTATTACAGGGCAAAGAGCTTATGAAGCTGGCTCAAAGGCAATCACTACAAGTGATGATATGCTTGGAATTGTAAATCAATTAAAACGCTAG
- the napA gene encoding periplasmic nitrate reductase subunit alpha: MNRRDFIKNTAIASACGVAGLSVPSSVLANTENKWRWDKAVCRFCGTGCGILVASLDGKIVAVKGDPAAPVNRGLNCIKGYFNAKIMYGEDRLATPLLRVNAKGEFDKKGKFQQVSWQRAFDEMEKQFKKAYKEKGVEGIGIFASGQYTIQEGYAAAKLVKAGFRSNNIDPNARHCMASAVVGFMQTFGVDEPSGCYDDIELTDTIITWGANMAEMHPILWSRVSDRKLSNLDKVKIVNLSTFSNRTSHIADTEIIFKPNTDLAIWNYIAREIVYNHPEAMDKEFIEKHCIFTTGYADIGYGMRNNPNHPKFKASEKDTVAKQNAIIVDEEEAVSLAYLGVKAGDKFEMKHQNAPDAHWEISFEDFKKALEPYTLDYVAKVAKGNEDESIEEFKKKLQELANLYIEKNRKVVSFWTMGFNQHTRGTWVNEQAYMVHFLLGKQAKPGSGAFSLTGQPSACGTAREVGTFSHRLPADMVVANPKHREISEKIWKVPAKTINPKPGAPYLKIMRDLEDGNIKFAWVQVNNPWQNTANANHWIAAAREMDNFIVVSDCYPGISAKVADLILPSAMIYEKWGAYGNAERRTQHWKQQVLPVGEAMSDTWQIMEFAKRFKLKEVWGETKVNDKLTLPSVLEEAKAMGYSEDDTLYDVLFANKEAKSFKAKDNIAKGFDNSEVFGDERKVIGSDGKEFEGYGFFVQKYLWEEYRKFGLGHGHDLADFDTYHKVRGLRWPVVNGKETQWRFNTKFDYYAKKAAPNSDFAFYGGFAKELPKGDLLAPQTKEKYSLKNKVKIFFRPFMKAPEKPSEEYPFWLCTGRVLEHWHSGTMTMRVPELFRAVPEALCYMNEDDAKAMKINQGDIVWVESRRGKVKARVDFRGRNKPSKGLVYVPWFDENVYINKVTLDATCPLSNQTDFKKCAVKITKA, translated from the coding sequence ATGAACAGAAGGGACTTCATTAAAAATACCGCTATTGCTAGTGCTTGTGGTGTTGCGGGTCTTAGTGTTCCAAGTAGTGTGCTTGCAAATACTGAGAATAAATGGCGTTGGGATAAGGCTGTTTGTAGATTTTGTGGTACAGGCTGTGGAATTTTAGTTGCAAGTTTAGATGGCAAAATTGTCGCTGTAAAAGGAGACCCAGCAGCTCCGGTAAATCGTGGATTAAATTGTATTAAAGGTTATTTTAATGCAAAAATTATGTATGGAGAAGACCGTTTAGCAACACCTTTACTTCGTGTAAATGCAAAAGGTGAGTTTGATAAAAAAGGAAAATTTCAACAAGTTTCTTGGCAAAGAGCTTTTGATGAAATGGAAAAACAATTCAAAAAAGCCTACAAAGAAAAAGGTGTTGAGGGGATTGGAATTTTTGCAAGTGGTCAATATACTATACAAGAAGGATATGCTGCTGCAAAATTAGTAAAAGCTGGTTTTAGATCAAATAATATAGACCCAAATGCACGTCATTGTATGGCTAGTGCTGTTGTTGGTTTTATGCAAACTTTTGGGGTTGATGAGCCTTCTGGTTGTTATGATGATATAGAGCTTACTGATACTATTATTACTTGGGGTGCAAATATGGCAGAAATGCATCCGATTTTATGGTCAAGGGTAAGTGATAGAAAATTAAGTAATTTAGATAAAGTTAAAATCGTAAATTTATCTACTTTTTCTAATAGAACTTCTCATATAGCAGATACTGAAATCATTTTCAAACCAAATACTGATTTAGCTATTTGGAATTATATCGCTAGAGAGATTGTTTATAATCATCCTGAAGCTATGGATAAAGAATTTATTGAAAAACATTGTATTTTTACAACAGGTTATGCTGATATTGGTTATGGAATGAGAAATAATCCAAACCATCCTAAATTTAAAGCAAGTGAAAAAGATACCGTAGCAAAACAAAATGCTATTATTGTAGATGAAGAAGAAGCAGTATCTTTGGCTTATTTGGGTGTAAAAGCAGGCGATAAATTTGAAATGAAACACCAAAATGCTCCTGATGCGCATTGGGAAATTTCATTTGAAGATTTCAAAAAAGCTTTAGAGCCTTATACACTTGATTATGTTGCTAAAGTTGCTAAGGGTAATGAAGATGAAAGCATAGAAGAATTTAAGAAAAAACTTCAAGAATTAGCAAATTTATATATAGAAAAAAATAGAAAAGTTGTAAGCTTTTGGACTATGGGCTTTAATCAACACACAAGAGGTACTTGGGTAAATGAGCAAGCTTATATGGTGCATTTTTTACTTGGTAAACAAGCTAAGCCAGGAAGTGGTGCGTTTTCATTAACAGGACAACCAAGTGCTTGTGGAACTGCAAGAGAAGTAGGGACTTTTTCGCATCGTTTACCTGCTGATATGGTGGTTGCAAATCCTAAACACAGAGAAATTAGTGAAAAAATTTGGAAAGTTCCTGCAAAAACAATCAATCCTAAACCAGGTGCTCCATACTTAAAAATCATGAGAGATTTAGAAGATGGAAATATCAAATTTGCTTGGGTGCAAGTAAATAATCCTTGGCAAAATACAGCTAATGCAAATCACTGGATAGCAGCGGCTAGAGAAATGGATAATTTTATCGTTGTGAGTGATTGTTACCCAGGAATTAGTGCTAAGGTGGCAGATTTAATTTTACCAAGTGCTATGATTTATGAAAAATGGGGTGCTTATGGTAATGCTGAAAGAAGAACTCAACACTGGAAGCAACAAGTGCTGCCTGTAGGTGAAGCTATGAGTGATACTTGGCAAATCATGGAATTTGCAAAACGCTTTAAATTAAAAGAAGTTTGGGGCGAAACTAAGGTAAATGATAAGCTTACCTTGCCAAGTGTTTTAGAAGAAGCTAAAGCTATGGGTTATAGCGAAGATGATACTTTATATGATGTATTATTTGCTAATAAAGAAGCAAAATCTTTTAAAGCTAAAGATAATATTGCAAAAGGATTTGATAATTCTGAAGTATTTGGTGATGAGAGAAAAGTTATAGGTAGTGATGGTAAAGAATTTGAAGGTTATGGATTTTTTGTACAAAAATATCTATGGGAAGAATACCGCAAATTTGGTTTAGGTCATGGACATGATTTAGCTGATTTTGATACTTATCATAAAGTAAGAGGTTTAAGATGGCCTGTGGTAAATGGTAAAGAAACCCAATGGAGATTTAATACTAAATTTGACTATTATGCTAAAAAAGCTGCTCCAAATTCAGATTTTGCATTTTATGGAGGTTTTGCTAAAGAATTACCAAAAGGAGATTTACTAGCTCCACAAACTAAAGAAAAATACAGTTTAAAAAACAAAGTAAAAATTTTCTTTAGACCATTTATGAAAGCACCTGAAAAACCAAGCGAAGAATATCCATTCTGGTTATGTACTGGTAGGGTTTTAGAGCATTGGCATAGTGGAACTATGACTATGAGAGTTCCTGAGCTTTTCCGTGCAGTACCTGAAGCACTTTGTTATATGAATGAAGATGATGCTAAGGCTATGAAAATTAATCAAGGTGATATCGTATGGGTAGAATCACGTCGTGGTAAAGTAAAAGCTAGAGTAGATTTTCGTGGTAGAAATAAACCTTCTAAAGGCCTTGTGTATGTGCCTTGGTTTGATGAGAATGTATATATAAACAAAGTTACACTAGATGCAACTTGTCCGTTGTCTAATCAAACAGATTTCAAAAAATGTGCCGTAAAAATTACTAAAGCATAA
- the napG gene encoding ferredoxin-type protein NapG gives MKNRREFLAFAFKLLCIGSGSAFLASLAFSSNQEYFLRPPGADDEKEFLSKCIRCGLCVKACPYDVLKLANLENSAKNGTPFFVARENPCRLCEDIPCIRDCPTNALDHKYLEQNNGIYKTKMGIAIIDSASCVAYWGIQCDACYRACPLMDKALKLETKRNERTAKHAFLLPVVDHEVCVGCGICEKACITQKAAIKVLPREFVLGKAGDNYIKGWDEKDEKRLQDVNTDKNFNKNKAKDYLNDGELL, from the coding sequence ATGAAAAATAGAAGAGAATTTTTAGCCTTTGCTTTTAAGCTTTTATGCATAGGAAGCGGAAGTGCATTTTTAGCAAGTTTAGCATTTAGCTCAAATCAGGAGTATTTTTTAAGACCTCCTGGGGCAGATGATGAAAAAGAATTTTTATCAAAATGTATACGATGCGGACTTTGTGTAAAAGCCTGTCCTTATGATGTTTTAAAGTTAGCAAATTTAGAAAATAGTGCTAAAAATGGTACACCTTTTTTTGTAGCAAGAGAAAATCCTTGCAGGTTATGTGAGGATATACCTTGTATAAGAGATTGTCCTACAAATGCGCTAGATCATAAATATCTAGAGCAAAATAATGGAATTTATAAAACAAAAATGGGTATAGCTATAATTGATAGTGCAAGTTGTGTTGCTTATTGGGGAATTCAATGTGATGCTTGTTATAGAGCTTGTCCTTTAATGGATAAAGCATTAAAACTTGAAACAAAACGCAATGAAAGAACAGCAAAGCATGCATTTTTACTACCTGTGGTAGATCATGAAGTGTGTGTTGGATGTGGGATTTGTGAAAAAGCTTGTATAACACAAAAAGCAGCCATTAAAGTTTTACCTAGAGAATTTGTTTTAGGAAAAGCTGGGGATAATTACATCAAAGGTTGGGATGAAAAAGATGAAAAGCGTTTGCAAGATGTAAACACAGATAAAAATTTCAATAAAAATAAGGCTAAAGATTATCTTAATGATGGAGAATTGCTATGA
- the napH gene encoding quinol dehydrogenase ferredoxin subunit NapH, whose product MKYLILRRVMQLSILTFFSFGVFNFILKGNLSSSVLFSSVPLSDPFAFIQLALASLQVDLMALSGALIVFLFYAIFAGRAFCAWVCPVNIITDFAYFIRNKLGFNQARVFNVNKNLRYYVLAFVLIFSFLFSFPVFEEFSYIGIIQRGIIFGGVSWLFMALIIFCIDTFFSPRFTCSHFCPLGAFWALSSYFSLLKVRYNLQKCTKCYKCLGVCPEKQVLWMIGKENQDVKSGECIRCGKCIDICGDDALGFSIINLRRENEK is encoded by the coding sequence ATGAAATATCTTATTTTAAGAAGGGTAATGCAATTGTCTATTTTAACTTTTTTTTCTTTTGGTGTATTTAATTTTATATTAAAAGGAAATTTAAGCTCTTCGGTTTTATTTTCTTCGGTGCCACTAAGTGATCCTTTTGCATTTATTCAACTTGCTTTAGCAAGTTTGCAAGTAGATTTAATGGCTTTAAGTGGTGCTTTGATAGTATTTTTGTTTTATGCTATTTTTGCTGGAAGAGCGTTTTGTGCTTGGGTTTGTCCTGTCAATATCATTACTGATTTTGCTTATTTTATTAGAAATAAATTAGGTTTTAATCAAGCAAGAGTTTTTAATGTAAATAAAAATTTGCGTTATTATGTTTTAGCTTTTGTTTTGATTTTTTCTTTTCTTTTTTCTTTTCCTGTTTTTGAGGAATTTTCTTATATAGGAATAATCCAAAGAGGGATTATTTTCGGTGGTGTTTCTTGGCTTTTTATGGCTTTGATCATTTTTTGTATAGATACATTTTTTAGTCCAAGATTTACTTGTTCGCATTTTTGTCCTTTAGGGGCTTTTTGGGCTTTAAGTTCGTATTTTTCATTGTTAAAAGTAAGATATAACTTACAAAAATGCACTAAGTGTTATAAATGTCTTGGAGTGTGCCCTGAAAAACAAGTGCTTTGGATGATAGGTAAAGAAAATCAAGATGTAAAATCAGGTGAATGTATAAGATGTGGAAAATGTATTGATATTTGCGGTGATGATGCTTTAGGTTTTAGTATAATAAATTTAAGGAGAGAAAATGAAAAATAA
- a CDS encoding nitrate reductase cytochrome c-type subunit, with product MKNKIFLSLAAAVLISACGLAVKSVDSKDIGLRKTSLESENVELLDAKYSQAVAGESVLIERSFENAPPLIPHTLEDMLPITKDNNICLSCHDKTIAKDVGATPLPSSHYFDLRKNKSTKDMISDARFNCTQCHVPQSDAKPLVGNSFEAKFKSEESKKKSNLLDVLNEGVK from the coding sequence ATGAAAAATAAAATCTTTTTATCCTTAGCAGCAGCTGTTTTAATAAGTGCTTGTGGGCTTGCTGTTAAAAGTGTTGATTCAAAAGATATAGGTTTAAGAAAAACAAGTTTAGAAAGTGAAAATGTAGAATTATTGGATGCAAAATATTCTCAAGCAGTGGCTGGTGAGTCTGTTTTGATTGAAAGATCGTTTGAAAATGCTCCGCCATTAATCCCGCACACTTTAGAGGATATGCTTCCAATTACTAAAGATAATAATATTTGCTTAAGTTGTCATGATAAGACTATTGCTAAAGATGTTGGAGCTACGCCACTTCCAAGTAGTCATTATTTTGATTTAAGAAAAAACAAATCTACTAAAGATATGATAAGTGATGCAAGATTTAATTGTACACAATGTCATGTGCCACAAAGTGATGCTAAACCTTTGGTAGGAAATAGCTTTGAAGCAAAATTTAAAAGCGAAGAATCAAAGAAAAAATCTAATCTTTTAGATGTTTTAAATGAAGGTGTAAAATAA
- a CDS encoding WD40 repeat domain-containing protein, producing MKKMFLILLMSIYALSYELKLDSNLNALKLADNSLLIGLDNGEIKQYFLKDKKMQKITQLDKIKNFYEENLSPRIYSIDYLNGAILILSEGDFGSKKLYVYKNKQLLSYDLANDGAKKALFLDDNTILLALLGSNIELFDLKTKSVVKNFTFSSSSLSDVVLNETKTQLVAGFESGELMLFDVKKWQKIKSYKNIHKDNIYQLDFKNTIIASCSTDRKLGIVQNDQEKNIERDFLIYTCALNENGSIAAFGDNEKNIIELVNTKNLKTIKRFQNKDFLLEYLIFLNEHELISAGYEDKIIFWSIDESF from the coding sequence ATGAAAAAAATGTTTTTAATCTTACTAATGAGTATTTATGCATTGAGTTATGAGCTTAAGCTTGATTCAAATTTAAACGCTTTAAAGCTTGCTGATAATAGTTTGCTTATAGGACTTGATAATGGAGAGATAAAACAATATTTCCTTAAAGATAAAAAAATGCAAAAAATCACTCAGCTAGATAAGATTAAAAATTTTTACGAAGAAAATCTTAGCCCCAGAATTTATAGCATTGATTACTTAAATGGGGCTATTTTGATTTTAAGTGAAGGTGATTTTGGAAGTAAAAAATTATATGTTTATAAAAATAAACAACTTTTAAGCTATGATTTAGCTAATGATGGAGCAAAAAAAGCTTTGTTTTTAGATGATAATACTATTTTATTAGCCTTGCTAGGTTCTAATATAGAGCTTTTTGATCTAAAAACAAAAAGCGTTGTAAAAAATTTTACTTTTTCTAGTTCAAGCTTAAGTGATGTGGTTTTAAATGAAACTAAAACTCAATTAGTGGCAGGTTTTGAAAGTGGCGAGCTAATGCTTTTTGATGTGAAGAAATGGCAAAAAATAAAAAGTTATAAGAATATTCACAAGGATAATATTTATCAACTTGATTTTAAAAACACAATTATTGCAAGCTGTAGTACTGATAGAAAATTGGGCATAGTGCAAAATGATCAAGAAAAAAATATAGAAAGAGATTTTTTGATTTATACTTGTGCTTTAAATGAAAATGGTTCTATAGCGGCTTTTGGAGATAATGAAAAAAATATTATAGAACTTGTAAATACTAAAAACCTAAAAACAATAAAAAGATTCCAAAATAAAGATTTTTTGCTAGAATATCTTATATTTTTAAATGAACATGAGCTTATTAGTGCAGGTTATGAAGATAAAATTATATTTTGGAGTATAGATGAATCTTTCTAG
- a CDS encoding chaperone NapD, protein MNLSSVLILTKEEKVEKLKEQIQKTPCCSVELAQDEKIIVVIESKNLDDELKAYKQLEQLDGVVSINMVFSYQDLDEEREKILKANFEANVFDENLKKDNIEYYGNVFRKY, encoded by the coding sequence ATGAATCTTTCTAGTGTGTTGATTTTAACTAAAGAAGAAAAAGTAGAAAAACTCAAAGAGCAAATTCAAAAAACACCTTGTTGTAGTGTGGAATTAGCTCAGGATGAAAAAATTATAGTAGTAATAGAAAGTAAAAATTTAGATGATGAGTTAAAAGCATATAAACAATTAGAACAGCTTGATGGGGTAGTGAGTATTAATATGGTTTTTTCTTATCAGGATTTAGACGAAGAAAGAGAAAAAATTTTAAAAGCAAATTTTGAGGCAAATGTTTTTGATGAGAATTTAAAAAAAGATAATATAGAATACTATGGCAATGTCTTTAGGAAATATTGA
- a CDS encoding MFS transporter gives MYTQISYKKFFWINILVVITLALNLRAPITSIGPMIEYIQEYYKINSALAGMLTTLPLIAFGLISFFVAYFSQIKALFFALCLIVFGELIRSYGGNIGLFSGVFLIGAGIAIANVLLPSFVKEKFAKNAYKIMGLYGSIIGLSSIAGVALSLPLLKIFEVPQAMFFWVVLALIALIFYFPHLKNKRLLRPKKKSINKINLFLNLTAWKVTIVMGLQSFLSYSLFAWLSVMISEKGFGIDFGSNVLLLSQIIGMPVAFLLPIVLGKLRAHAKSFVIIILGFLYVLSFILVFFCDVKLVLLLAAIFLGFASSGVFTISLLFIAIKSSNSFIAAKLSAMSQGIGYLIAAQAPWIIGMLHDSFGNFTLGFMMLIIVAIILNIFVFLAYKAPVIK, from the coding sequence ATGTATACACAAATTTCATATAAAAAATTCTTTTGGATTAATATTTTAGTTGTAATTACCCTTGCTTTAAATTTAAGAGCACCTATAACCTCTATAGGTCCTATGATAGAATACATTCAAGAATACTATAAGATAAATTCAGCCCTAGCAGGTATGCTTACAACTTTACCTTTGATAGCTTTTGGTCTTATATCTTTTTTTGTAGCATATTTTTCACAAATTAAAGCTTTGTTTTTTGCTTTATGTTTGATTGTTTTTGGAGAGCTTATTAGAAGTTATGGAGGTAATATAGGTTTATTTTCTGGGGTTTTTTTAATTGGAGCAGGCATTGCAATAGCTAATGTTTTATTACCTTCTTTTGTAAAAGAAAAATTTGCAAAAAATGCTTATAAAATAATGGGTTTATATGGATCAATTATAGGTTTATCTTCAATTGCTGGAGTAGCTTTATCACTTCCTTTGCTTAAAATTTTTGAAGTGCCTCAAGCTATGTTTTTTTGGGTTGTTTTAGCTTTGATTGCTTTGATTTTTTATTTTCCGCATTTGAAAAATAAAAGATTATTGCGTCCTAAAAAGAAAAGTATCAATAAAATAAATCTTTTTTTAAATTTAACAGCTTGGAAAGTTACCATTGTAATGGGGCTGCAAAGTTTTTTATCTTACAGTCTTTTTGCTTGGCTTAGTGTGATGATAAGTGAAAAAGGTTTTGGAATTGATTTTGGTTCTAATGTTTTGTTACTTTCTCAAATCATAGGCATGCCCGTAGCATTTTTATTGCCTATTGTTTTAGGAAAACTAAGAGCTCATGCTAAGAGTTTTGTTATTATAATATTAGGTTTTTTATATGTTTTAAGTTTTATTTTGGTGTTTTTTTGCGATGTAAAGTTAGTGTTGTTGTTAGCAGCTATTTTTTTAGGTTTTGCATCTAGTGGGGTTTTTACAATTTCATTATTGTTTATTGCTATAAAAAGTTCAAATTCTTTTATAGCAGCTAAACTTTCTGCTATGTCACAAGGCATAGGATATTTAATAGCAGCTCAAGCACCTTGGATTATAGGTATGCTTCATGATAGCTTTGGAAATTTTACTTTAGGTTTTATGATGCTTATTATAGTAGCTATAATACTTAATATTTTTGTATTTTTAGCGTATAAAGCTCCTGTGATTAAGTAA
- a CDS encoding invasion antigen D: MNIEDLAKMAISEVNSELDNKKSKNDEFAPMVEEITQEKSVNTQEKKIKEEISKVAQELIQELDDLEVKVKDEKQNVAIKVEALEEKEESIINNEEFFLKNLRERILVLFEGLKNTKDEHMEKRLDMTITFLEFLLAKIEDRLKK; this comes from the coding sequence ATGAATATAGAAGATTTAGCAAAAATGGCTATTAGTGAAGTTAATTCAGAGTTAGATAATAAAAAAAGTAAAAACGATGAATTTGCTCCTATGGTAGAAGAAATTACTCAAGAAAAAAGTGTTAATACTCAAGAGAAAAAAATCAAAGAAGAAATTAGCAAGGTTGCGCAAGAGCTAATTCAAGAATTAGATGATTTAGAAGTAAAAGTAAAAGATGAGAAGCAAAATGTCGCTATTAAGGTTGAAGCTTTAGAAGAAAAAGAAGAAAGTATTATAAATAATGAAGAATTTTTCTTAAAAAATCTTAGAGAGCGTATTTTGGTTTTATTTGAAGGATTAAAAAATACCAAAGATGAGCATATGGAAAAAAGATTAGATATGACCATTACTTTTTTAGAGTTTTTGCTTGCAAAGATTGAAGATAGACTTAAAAAATGA
- a CDS encoding CCA tRNA nucleotidyltransferase → MQRLKIDLKNDQDFLRIKNILKPYTQRAYLVGGCVRNSFLDLSSDDYDIEIYDIEPKLFDELMQKLDANGVGKSFFVYKYKKFDLALARYENKISTGHRGFEVKVCNDEQEGAKRRDFTINALMVNIFDFKFLDFFNGLQDLQAKIIRHIDDISFVEDSLRVLRGISFACRFDLTIAKESLKLMQTMDISDLSKERINNELYKIFKTSRLNKAYEYFKILNLEEKIFFYQSCNEEFEKLLEHSQKLIYDEALYLYLYLNFFHINKEIFFKKTKLKKELLKKCEQEFILGKIDDFNLAKIALKIPLCKWLGLWDNERMAQAKKLNLYYHAFKSKISANDLLKEGFSGKELGIELEKRRLQELKNYIKEQK, encoded by the coding sequence TTGCAAAGATTGAAGATAGACTTAAAAAATGACCAAGATTTTTTAAGGATTAAAAATATACTTAAACCTTACACGCAAAGAGCTTATTTAGTAGGTGGTTGTGTAAGGAATTCTTTTTTAGATTTATCTAGTGATGATTATGATATAGAAATTTATGATATTGAGCCTAAGCTTTTTGATGAGCTTATGCAAAAACTTGATGCAAATGGAGTAGGAAAAAGTTTTTTTGTATATAAATACAAAAAATTTGATTTAGCTCTAGCACGTTATGAAAATAAAATTTCTACAGGCCATAGAGGTTTTGAAGTTAAAGTTTGTAATGATGAACAAGAAGGAGCTAAAAGAAGGGATTTTACCATTAATGCATTGATGGTAAATATTTTTGATTTTAAGTTTTTAGATTTTTTTAATGGTTTGCAAGATTTACAAGCAAAGATTATAAGACATATTGATGATATAAGTTTTGTTGAAGATAGTTTAAGAGTGCTTCGTGGAATTTCTTTTGCATGCAGGTTTGATTTAACAATTGCAAAAGAAAGTTTAAAATTAATGCAAACTATGGATATAAGTGATTTATCTAAAGAGCGTATTAATAATGAACTTTATAAAATTTTTAAAACTTCAAGACTAAATAAAGCTTATGAGTATTTCAAAATTTTAAATTTAGAAGAAAAAATATTTTTTTATCAAAGCTGTAATGAAGAATTTGAAAAACTTTTAGAGCATAGTCAAAAATTAATTTATGATGAGGCTTTGTATTTATATTTGTATTTGAATTTTTTTCATATAAATAAAGAGATTTTTTTTAAAAAAACAAAATTAAAAAAAGAACTATTAAAAAAATGTGAACAAGAATTTATTTTAGGTAAAATTGATGATTTTAATTTAGCTAAAATTGCTTTAAAAATACCACTTTGCAAATGGCTTGGACTTTGGGATAATGAGCGTATGGCACAAGCAAAGAAATTAAATTTATATTATCATGCTTTTAAAAGTAAAATTAGTGCAAATGATTTACTAAAGGAAGGGTTTAGTGGGAAAGAGCTTGGAATTGAGCTTGAAAAAAGAAGATTACAAGAATTAAAAAACTATATAAAGGAGCAAAAATGA